The genomic region CGGGGTCACGGACACCTGCGTCCGCAACGGGACGGTCCGTAGTTCGGTTCGTTGACGGGGCGGGCGGCGATCCAGCTCCGGAGCTGGCTCCCTTGGCACTCGGAGACATGGGAGTGCCGGGCTCTCCTGTCCGTTCACGAGTGCTCGCTGGCGGCGTCGATGGCCGCTGATATGCGCCGAGCCAGTCCCGCGTACTTGGCCATCTCTGCTTCCGCGAAAGCAGCCGTACGGTCGAGTCCTTCGGCGGTGGGTGTTACGTCGATCGTCTCGACCGGTGCAGTGGATGCCGCGGAATCGTTCGGCTCGGCCTGGAGCACGGCCGCCCACCGGTCGTAGGCGAGCCAAAGGGCGTTCGCGATGGTGGCCGCCTCGTCCAGCGAGCAGACCAGCCTCGTCGTCGGGGTAGTGCCGTCGGTCGCCCGGGCCGCCGTGTCACGGTCGGGTTCGACATCCCGGCGGCGCACCCGAGGTCGGGTGCCGTCGAGCTCCGGCACGCCGTCACGGTTGGCGTTGTAGATGAGCGTCTGGTTGCCCGCACGCTTGGCGGTGAACATGGCAGCGTCGGCCTGGGCTAAGGCGTACCGGGCGTTACCACCGCTGCTAAGGGCGATGCCGACGCTGACCCGAAGTTGCATCCGCCGTCCTGCGACGATCACTGGTCTAACAAGGGCCACGCGGATCGCGTCGCGCAGGGCCGTGGCGTCCGCGCGAGGCACGAGGATCATGAATTCATCGCCTCCGGTACGAGAAACCTGCGCCCCAGCGCTGACGGAGGCGGCGGCGTGGAGCAGTCGGACGGCGATGGCCTTCAGGTATTGGTCGCCTGCGGCGTGTCCGCCATTGGCGTTGACCGTGTGAAGGCCGTCGGCGTCGGCGAAGGCGATGGTCAGCGGTGCAGCCACCGCACTGGCGGCGGCGATGGCCCGCTCAGCGAGGGTCCGGTTGGGTAGTCCAGTGAGCGGATCGGTTTGGGCCGCTAGGAGTTCTCGCCGCAGCTGCTCCTCAAGGGCGGCACCGGCGGCAACTCGACCTTCCAGTTCTTCCTCGCGGGTTTGGGCCGCAGCGAGTCTCCGTTGTTGCCGGATGTGCCGGGTCTTCGCGATGATGCCAACAGGGATCCAGCTCTGCATGGCGATGACGGCAACAAGTACCCCCGCCGCGGGATGGCCGTAGGACGTCAGGAAGGCAACTGGCGCGGTCGCGAGGATCGCGACGATGACGATCGTGGCGGTCGTGCGAAGCAGATCACCTCTGTCGGTGGATCGCGCATCGGATTTAGACATGTATGGGCTCCTTCATGGAGGAGCTCCGGGGGCGGGCCGCTGTGGTAGGCGAGGCCCGCCCCCGGGCCTTTGGGGTGGGTACCGGCCCTTGATGGGCCTATTGCCTGACGGGAGCCAGCTCGGAAGAGCCGCCGCTCAGGGTGCCGCGCGCGGCATGCCCGCACCTGCGGCCCGCCGGTGCAGGTGCGACAGCATTGGGCAGTCTCGTGACCGGATGTCGGCCGCCGCTGTCAGTCCAGGTCGTCGAGGTCGATTTCCTCGTCGCTGACCTGGGCACCTTCGCGGCGCAGGTCGTACTCGTCGAAGTCCAGGTCTCCGCCACACAGCATGTCGCGCACCTCGTCCGCGGCACGGTCGTAGGCGTCCTCCTCGTCGGTCGCGCGCACCCGGACGGTGACCGGGACGAGTAGCTCGACGCTGTATTCCACGGGGAGAGTGGTGATCCCCAGCCGCTCCAGGGCGTAGTTCGTGCCCGACAGGCAGATCTCACGGTTATTGACGGCACAGGCCGCCCTACGGCGTACGTCATTGCTGAACTCGTCGTGAGCGAGTTGCCTGGCGATAGCCTCGGCCGCGGCGGCCTCCGCAGTCGCCTTGGCGGTGGCGACCGCCGCAGTGAGTAGGTGGTGGGCCGTCTCGTCGGTGGGCGTGACGGGCATCGGCCCGTAGCCGGCGGCGAGCAGGGTCGCGACCCTGCTCAGCCACGCCGGTGTGTCACCAGATCCATTCGTGGCTTGCCAGGCCGCAACGAGCATCTCCTCGGTAACGGCGGTGTGGATCGTCAGGTCGCTGGCGGCCGGCCCGTTCTCCGGATCTGCAGCATCCGGGGTTGCGTGGTTCTGGGCGTCGAGCAGCTCGACGGTGTCGGTCATGATCGTGTTACCTCCTCTGGCTGAGACGAAGAACGCCGCCCCTGTTGGGACGGCGTGGATCGTTCGGTTGGTCGGGGACGACGATCGTGGTCACTCGTTGGTGACGGAGACGACCTCCACCTCGTCAGCGCGGAAGAGCGGCCGGCGGGGCAGCCGGGGCAACTCGTCGCTGAGTTCGCTGACGGCCAGGCGGACTGCCTCGTCGTCGTCGACTGCGGAGATGCAAATGGTGATCGGCACGCGAAGGGTGACCACGTGGTCCGAGGGGATCGGCGGCAGACCCCAGTCGGCCAGCGCCTCGCTGAGGCTCTCCTCGAAGTCGGGGTTCTCGTCGAGCGTGCCGAGCCCAGCTGTGCGTACGCCGAGTTGCAGCCGGCGCAGGCTGGTGCGGTGCTCGGCTGCCTCGTGGCGTGCGCGGTTGGCCCTTGCTCGGGCCTGAAGCAGATCCTCGATCAACCGGGCATGACAGACGCTGCGGTCATCGCCGTTGGTGTGGTCGTGCTCGCAAGCGGCGGCGGGTAGTTCACTGGCGGGGCTGCTGGCGGCGGCGAGGAATGCGGTCAGCAGGTCGTCGGGCATCGGCTCGCCGGTAACCTCCCGCCAAGCCTGGGCGGCCGTGCAGCTGAGCCGCCCGATGTCCCCGGAGAACGCTTCGGTCATGGGTGCCTTCCCTTCGTTGACGCCCGCGCTGGTGTACGGACAGGAGTGGAGGTGGAAGTGGGTGTCTCAGGCCAGGACAGGACCGGACGACGGAACACGGCGACGGCCTGCCCACCGGTCGCAACGGTGGTGGCGACGGCATGGACCTCGTTGTCGAAGAGGTCTCGCTCCAGGGCTTCGAGGTCGATGTAGCGCCCGGGCATTCCGAGGCGTTCCAGCGCCGTGGCCCAGCCGCGCTCGACCAGGTGCTTCTCGGCGTAGTCCGAGCGGTGCGGGAAGAGGCCGACGAAGTCGGCAGCGAAAATCGCCGGCAGGTCATCGGCGGGGACGTCCGCGTCGACGCCGCCACTCGCCGCGAGCCAGTCGCCGACCGCAGCCAACGGCAGCTGATGGGTTGAGGCGATCCGGCGCATCGCGCACAGCACCGGCAGCGGCAGTCGGTGTGAGTCGCGGCCATACCGGCCAAACCCGTGCGCGTCGATGACCACCACCTCCGCTGCGGCTTCGGCCGGAAGCAGTTTCGCGATGCTGGCCCGAGCTGCGGTGAGGTCGCCGTCGAGGAGGACGGCTGCGGACGAGGTCAGGTCGTTGGCAGGCGCGATACGGACGGCCCCCTCCTGGCTCATCGCCGACCGAACGACGGCGGCCTCATCCCCAGCCCTTGCATCGGCGAGCGCGACCAGCACCCATCGGGCAAGGCTGGACAACGCCTGCACCGCCATCCGCTGGTGCCGGGCCGGTGTTCCGTCGAGTACGAGATCAGGCGTGACGACGGTGGCCCGGACCGTGCACCAGGCCACCGGAAGGTCGCCGGAGTAGACCAGATAGGCAGGGGTTTCCCCGTCGGTGACCCCAGCGGTCCGAGCCTTTATCGGGGCGCCCAGCACCGCAGCCTGCGCCGGTGGCAGTGTGTCGACCTTGAGTGGTGGTGAGGTGCGGTACCGGTCCGCCAGGGCGACCCCGACCAGACTTCCGGCGTTGACGCTACGCAGTCGTTGGAATGCTCGGACCGCGTCCGCAACGGTGCTTCGCCTCATGCTCTCCCCCGTCCGACCGGGGTGCCGAGGCGGCTGTCGGCAGCCAGACTGACGCCAGGTCGTGGTGAGAGATCGCCGGACCGACGCGCAGTGAACTCGTCGAAGAGCGCCGTCGTCGACCTCATCACCACAGCTCCGTTGCGGCGTGGGCGTCCACGAGCAGCGAGAACTGCAGGTCAGTGAGCCCGACCGGTTCCGCGCCACGACCGGCGCCAGTGAAGATGACCGGCCCGCACAGGTAGGGCGCGTCCCACGGGCCGAGGTATGGACGGCCGGTGGTCTCGAGGGCCATCTGGGTGGCCGTCCAGTTGGGGACTCCCC from Micromonospora profundi harbors:
- a CDS encoding GGDEF domain-containing protein; protein product: MSKSDARSTDRGDLLRTTATIVIVAILATAPVAFLTSYGHPAAGVLVAVIAMQSWIPVGIIAKTRHIRQQRRLAAAQTREEELEGRVAAGAALEEQLRRELLAAQTDPLTGLPNRTLAERAIAAASAVAAPLTIAFADADGLHTVNANGGHAAGDQYLKAIAVRLLHAAASVSAGAQVSRTGGDEFMILVPRADATALRDAIRVALVRPVIVAGRRMQLRVSVGIALSSGGNARYALAQADAAMFTAKRAGNQTLIYNANRDGVPELDGTRPRVRRRDVEPDRDTAARATDGTTPTTRLVCSLDEAATIANALWLAYDRWAAVLQAEPNDSAASTAPVETIDVTPTAEGLDRTAAFAEAEMAKYAGLARRISAAIDAASEHS